DNA sequence from the Oncorhynchus kisutch isolate 150728-3 unplaced genomic scaffold, Okis_V2 Okis07a-Okis12b_hom, whole genome shotgun sequence genome:
TTAGTTATCTTTATTCCAATACAGTCTAGGTAGATGGGTTTAGTTATGTGTTCTAATACAGTCTAGGTAGATGGGTTTAGTTATCTTTATTCCAATACAGTCTAGGTAGATGGGTTTAGTTATCTTTATTCCAATACAGTCTAGGTAGATGGGTTTAGTTATGTGTTCCAATACAGTCTAGGTAGATGGGTTTAGTTATGTGTTCTAATACAGTCTAGGTAGATGGGGTTAGTTATCTTTATTCCAATACAGTCTAGGTAGATGGGTTTAGTTATCTTTATTCCAATACAGTCTAGGTAGATGGGTTTAGTTATGTGTTCCAATACAGTCTAGGTAGATGGGTATAGTTATGTGTTCTAATACAGTCTAGGTAGATGGGTTTAGTTATGTGTACTAATACAGTCTAGGTAGATGGGTTTAGTTATGTGTTCAAATACTGTCTAGGTAAATGGGTTTAGTTATGTGTTCTAATACAGTCTAGGTAAATGGGTTTGGGTTAGTTTTCTGTGTTAAAATGTACTATATGTAGATGGGTTTGGGTTAGGTATTTGTGTTCAAATACAGTCAAGGTAGATGGGTTTAGTTGTGTGTTCTAATACAGTCTAAGAAAGAGGGTGTTTGTTATGTTTTCTAAAACAGTCTAGGTAGATGGGTTTAGTTGTGTGTTCTAATGCTGTCTAGGTAGATGGGTTTCGGTTAGATATCTGTGTTCCAACACAGTCTAAGTAGCTGGGTTTGGATTAGTTATCTTTGTTCAAATTTAGTGTAGGTAGATGGGTTTGGGTTAGTTATTTGTGCACATACAGTAGTGTGCCCTTCAAACCACAAACACTAAAGCCCcaggcacgcacaaacacacaagtacacacaatAGAATATCATAGAATATCTTCATTGTCCATTTAAATATTTCATCAAATATTATTAATTTGATAACATGTGGAACGATACCAGTCATCAGTCAATCATCAGAATGACTTCTGTTTATATCTTTCCCACTAACAAGGTCACTTTTGTGATCTTCCACCTTCAGAAACCCCCTGCTTTCAAGGCTGAGGCTTTCTTGAAGGTGTGACACAGTCATCATCAGGCTGAGTTCAGTGCAAACAGTTGTCAAAAGAACCAGTTTAGTCAGTAGGTAgttatgacagttaacctgtaaatagacagtagatgttatgacagttcACTGCCACCCTATGACCTCTGTTGTCTCTGCTAGTCAACATGATGGCTGCTTCTTGGTAACTTGGTAACTGAGTCCCTTCCCATCTCTCTTCCAACCCCGCTAATGAGGTAGGCTACGTTCCAGGCTGACTACATTGAAGTCGCCTGCCAGATCTCACAACTCCTGGATAGATATGGAACATACatgtatcagctaaccacatcatatgctGTAGCAATCTGATACCACACTGCACAGTCAATGAAGCTTCAGGTTACCTTTGTCGATATCATTGAATCTTTCcttaaatctaaatatatttgtagTTCATTCTAATTATAACCTAAGAACAGACACATTTTCTTGAAGTGAGATGAAATGCATATCTTTATGATTGATGTACAGGTAGTGGATACATAGGACATGGGATTTAATCATGCTcaattgtaatttttttaaatcaaaagctGGAGTGCACATGCTGAAAATATAATCAAATTACAAatcacattacattttttattgcaCAAAAATAATCGTATTATTAATCTGAGGAAGTAATGTGGGATTAACCATTTAACAGGATCATTACACCTGAGAGCTGAGAAAGATATCTTTGTTTCAGATGACTTCCCGTTGTACATTGGTGATGGGATGATCAGTACTATACAGAACATAATTAAAGAGCATTATGTTGCCTGTAGCAGCTGTTTTGTTGATTGTAAAACATAAAAATAACTTATTTTCTGATTTATTTTGGCACCAATTTGCAGTTCAATTCTTCCAAACTACAGTGGCCACTAATGTGTAGATGACTTCACACCACAGTTCATTCTCTGGTGACTTCTTCTGGATGTTGGTCACTGTGAATACCTCATAGGGAGGAATTaagacttctctctctcctgtaaatACAGAGTAATGTGATATGTCAGCTCCAAAACACGTGGAGATCTTCAAGCAGGATGTCGCTCCAAATGAATCTCTGCCTATTTTCTTGCCTATAGTGCTCAAAGTGAAGCTACCGAAACTGATATTTTGTACTGATCAAAATACACTTTGGTTCCACGATAGGaggtagtgctgagcgattagtctTTTTTGAGGTTGGTTTGGTTTCAGTTTGACAATAAAAAATAgttgtattattttttaaacaatacaCTATGCGTTATGTAGGTTGAATGATGTAACACATAATAAGACTATtagtaaaagtcccatgatggtagtgactgacCATTACTTGTTATCACTTAATAATTTTTAACcaacatttattcacattactttaattaAATATTTCTGTTACATTGGTTTTATTTTATGACTTCAGTATGTCATTCCatgtcatcatctcatctctatagagctgctgcctatactgtctgacaaaatcactattttagtgtTGTAAATATATGAACACTATTGTGACAATGAACACAGTTAGTAGCTTCATGTAGCAGTAGCCTGTATCTATTGCTTTACAATTCAGGTCACTCTTCCATTTCCCAGTGCTCTTTAGCGTGTAGACGACTTCACACCACAGGTTACTGACTGCTGACTTTGTCTGGATGTTGGTCACTTTGAATACCTCATAGGGAGGAATCAAAACTTCCCCCTCGTTTGCATATGCAGAGTAATATGTCAAGTTAACACCAAAACATGCGTTGATCTCAAAGCAGGATGTGTCTCCGAAATCGTATGAAGTCTTATGTAAAGAACTTGAGGCAAAATAACCAAAGCGCATTTCTTTGTTGACAACATCCTGATCAAAAGTTACATTGGTTCTACGGTAGGTGGTCCAACATGTTGTTTGACTTTGTTTGAGAATCTGCATGGCATCAGTCAGATAGAAGTGCAGGGAATGGTACTGGAATGATGTTCCATAACCATACCTGCCTTGTCTAACTGCTTTGTTGAAGTCTATGTAGATGGATTCAGAAGGAGGTTGGGGTTTGTTATTTGTGTACAAATACATAGAGACGGAATGCACTTTCTGCAGACCATCTGTTGGAATGGATGCATGTTTCTCTGCTATGTCCCAGGCTCTTCTGAagttagtggtggtgttgttcTCATGTGGGAGGTAGTAGTCATCCACCCTCTTAAAGGCTTCGTCTCTGCAGCCATCGTATTTGTCATCAACGGAATCAGGTGCCATGTCCAGTGGGAAAACCTTGTTCTGTAACAGTAACATTCTTTAGTGACATTCTCCTGATACAGACCTAACAGGTTCCTACTTGGGTGATGAGTTGTTTACCAAACCCGTATTGGACACAGTTTCCTGTTTGTGAGGCTAAATGTGAGGAAAACGAGTATTAAGTCTTGTGTGTTGGTCTGTTGTTTTATGTCAATGTGCACAATGAAAGTACAACATAAAGCCACCGCCCAAGTCCTGAAGCAGGAGGCCGAAGATATGATCCACAATAGTTTTTCCTGCATAGCTCAGGGCGTAAGTCAAAACAACATGAAGACTATTCAGAGGCATTGCCCATAACATTTAAGGACTCTCTTTTCTTGTTAGAAACAACAGTAGTGGGACACTATCTTCTCTTCTTATGTCTCTGTAAAAGGAGGACATGTTCAACTTTATTTTTTAATGAACCCTGCTGGTGTTAAATGTAAAGTTCTATGAGTGAATATTTTATTGGCTTTTCATTTACTCAACTTGATTTCCTGATTTGAAATAATTTATTATAATCAGGGTAAATAAACTAAACTAGGTAAATTAAATATTAAGTGTGAGGTTATATTTTTCTTAGTGTACCTGTTTCACCAGTCCAAAGTAAAGACAGAGAATCAACATCAAGACAAAGATTCTGTTTGTCTTCTTCTCAGTGCCCGTCACATCTAAAGATGAGAACCAAACCAGTGAAATGATGCAAAGTTACAGATACATACACAACTGTTGTCAGCATAAAACATAATTAAAACATCTCACCATCAATTCAGAGATATCCACCACCCATGTTGCAGAAGTTGTTGACCTCAAATCTACAGCATGTTCCAAATATAATCAAACGTTAAAAAGAATGAAATTAACTCTTAATTCAACAACCCAAGTGATACAACAACAATAAGTGATCCCTGTTCGTAAGACTGGAATAAAAGATCACATCCTGTCAAATGGAGAATCATCACCTGTACTCTGTACTACATCCTGTCAAATGGAGAATCATTACCTGTACTCTGTACTACATCCTGTCAAATGGAGAATCATTACCTGTACTCTGTACTACATCCTGTCAAATGGAGAATCATTACCTGTACTCTGTACTACATCCTGTCAAATGGAGAATCATTACCTGTACACTGTACTACATCCTGTCAAATGGAGAATCATCACCTGTACTCTGTACTACATCCTGTCAAATGGAGAATCATCACCTGTACTCTGTACTACATCCTGTCAAATGGAGAATCATCACCTGTACTCTGTACTACATCCTGTCAAATGGAGAATCATCACCTGTACTCTGTACTACATCCTGTCAAATGGAGAATCATCACCTGTACTCTGTACTACATCCTGTCAAATGGAGAATCATTACCTGTACTCTGTACTACATCCTGTCAAATGGAGAATCATCACCTGTACTCTGTACTAGTACTGTGACTGGTGATGCAAGGAGCTCTTCAAACAAATTCTTCTTTCGGTGGATCAGTTCTCTCAGTCATCCCAGTCATGTGTTTCTTTAAATAGCTGTGATAATGATGATCCATCCCATGGTGACGTTGAGGTCTCGACTGAAAGACAACCTTAAAGTTACTTTCTCTTTCAATTTGGATAAATCTTTAACTTAATTTTCTTCATTACAATGTAATATATTATTGTGATAGTGAGGTATGGTCATACTAGACATAATTTTGCTCAAATTCGTATTATATGTGTACGTAGCCAGAAGGGGAATTGTCAAAGGTTACCAGAGTAACTACATTGGCAGGGAGTGTCAGTTGTCGCTAAGCTTCGTCTGCCAATCATGTTCTCAGCTGGTGAGATTCTGACCTCTTGTGCCCACAGTGCATCATGTCAAGACGATGATTTAGGCAGTTTCCCAATGACTCTCAAACAGCTTCCTATTGTTGATTCCTTTACCTTGTTATGTCAGTGTGAGACCTGGATGTTTTCCCCACAGAAACTCATTACCTTCTATTTCATCTCCATCATATTGCTTTCATATGGCAAGGTCTTTCAGATCTGTGGTGGTTACAAAGGAACGATGACGGAGACAAGGAAAGAGGACAAGGAAAGGAATGAATCAGATTGGGACGTGACCTATGTGTGTTTGGAATCACAGCGGCTGACTGTGTAGTTAAAGCTGGAGTCCAGCCACTGCAGAGGTAGCACCTAATCCAACaactatactgtatatgtacagtgaTGTCTGTTTGCACAGATAATTACAGCtcacattctaacacacacacacacacacacacacacacacacacacacacacacacacacacacacacacacacacacacacacacacacacacactctctttctttTGTCTCCATAACATAGCATTCTGTCGTTCAGAATGTCAACACACTGGACACACCCAAACACGTATGCACATTAAGTGGATGTTAACAGTTGTCCCTGTGGGTGATTGTGTCATAACAGCAAACGCCTTGAGAAGGAGGATACATTGACACACAATCACATATTTCTACAGATTCTGAAGTGGGGGTCAATGTTCTCTCAAGAATTCTGGAGAACAGAATGTTGGATGTCTGCATTCCAGCAACGTTCAGCAAGCATTCTGATGTGTTTGGATAAAATGGTTCCATTGTTGTACATCTGACCTGGGTCACTAAAGTTACAATCATTGATGTTGTAGTCATACAAGTCATACAGTGTTGCTGGTGCCGTGTAATCTAGCAAAGGTGAAGCACATTGACGGTGCTTCCTGGGTTGAGAATTGAGGTCCTGTTTGGATTAGTTGATAACAGCGTGGTCCTAGCAATGTAAGGgtggtgggtttgattcccgccgGAGTCACATATCCTAAACTCAAAATGTATACACTCACTGTACTGTAAATCACTTTGGATTAAAGAGGTTGCTAAAATTGTTATGTTAATAACAGACTTCCGTTAAAATATCATGAAAAAACGACGTATTTTCACATTCAGTATCAGTCCTGATTCAACCACAGTGTGTAGAGTACAGCATGTAACAATACTGTATAtcacatacagtatcagtccTGATTCAATCagtgtgtagagtacagtatgtaacaatactgtatatcacatacagtatcagtccTGATTCAATCACagtgtgtagagtacagtatgtaacaatactgtatatcacatacagtatcagtccTGATTCAATCACAGTGTGTAGAGTACAGCATGTAACAATACTGTATATCACCTAGTTAGAAGACATGTTTAACTTTCATGTGATACTATGCAAAAAGGTACTGTAAGATGTTGTGTTGTCAGGATACAGCCCTGATTCTCCACTCTGTTCCTGATGTTGTGTTGTCAGGATACAGCCCTGATTCTCCACTCTGTTCCTGATGTTGTGTTGTCAGGATACAGCCCTGATTCTCCACTCTGTTCCTGATGTTGTGTTGTCAGGATACAGCCCTGATTCTCCACTCTGTTCCTGATGTTGTGTTGTCAGGATACAGCCCTGATTCTCCACTCTGTTCCTGATGTTGTGTTGTCAGGATACAGCCCTGATTCTCCACTCTGTTCCTGATGTTGTGTTGTCAGGATACAGCCCTGATTCTCCACTCTGTTCCTGATGTTGTGTTGTCAGGATACAGCCCTGATTCTTCACTCTGTTCCTGATGTTGTGTTGTCAGGATACAGCCCTGATTCTCCACTCTGTTCCTGATGTTGTGTTGTCAGGATACAGCCCTGATTCTCCACTCTGTTCCTGATGTTGTGTTGTCAGGATACAGCCCTGATTCTCCACTCTGTTCCTGATGTTGTGTTGTCAGGCTACAGTCATGATTCTCCACTCTGTTCCTGATGTTGTGTTGTCAGGATATAGCCATGATTCTCCACTCTGTTCCTGATGTTGTGTTGTCAGGATACAGCCCTGATTCTCCACTCTGTTCCTGATGTTGTGTTGTCAGGATACAGCCCTGATTCTCCACTCTGTTCCTGATGTTGTGTTGTCAGGATACAGCCCTGATTCTCCACTCTGTTCCTGATGTTGTGTTGTCAGGATACAGCCCTGATTCTCCACTCTGTTCCTGATGTTGTGTTGTCAGGATACAGCCCTGATTCTCCACTCTGTTCCTGATGTTGTGTTGTCAGGATACAGCCCTGATTCTCCACTCTGTTCCTGATGTTGTGTTGTCAGGATACAGCCCTGATTCTCCACTCTGTTCCTAATGTTGTGTTGTCAGGATACAGCCCTGATTCTCCACTCTGTTCCTGATGTTGTGTTGTCAGGATACAGCCCTGATTCTCCACTCTGTTCCTGATGTTGTGTTGTCAGGATATAGCCCTGATTCTCCACTCTGTTCCTGATGTTGTGTTGTCAGGATACAGCCCTGATTCTCCACTCTGTTCCTGATGTTGTGTTGTCAGGATACAGCCATGATTCTCCACTCTGTTCCTGATGTTGTGTTGTCAGGCTACAGCCATGATTCTCCACTCTGTTCCTGATGTTGTGTTGTCAGGATACAGCCCTGATTCTCCACTCTGTTCCTGATGTTGTGTTGTCAGGATACAGCCCTGATTCTCCACTCTGTTCCTGTAACTGGTAGTCTATTTGtgtatttaattgtatttaacatttatttctACAGGTTATTCTTGTTGGGATACATTTTAAAAGAGAGACCTGTTATCTTGTTCCAGGACTGTGTTGTTCCATGGTTTTTAAGTGACAGTTAGTCTGGTTGAATTGTCTGTCATCACCAGCTCTGAGTAGACAGCAGATACCTCCATACCCAAACAACATGAAGTGTCTGTCATCACCACCTCTGAGTAGACAGCAGATACCTCCATACCCAAACAACATGAAGTGTCTGTCATCACCACCTCTGAGAAGACAGCAGATACCTCCAtaccaaaacaacatgaagtgtcTGTCATCACCACCTCTGAGTAGACAGCAGATACCTCCAtaccaaaacaacatgaagtgtcTGTCATCACCACCTCTGAGTAGACAGCAGATACCTCCATACCCAAACAACATGAAGTGTCTGTCATCACCACCTCTGAGTAGACAGCAGATACCTCCAtaccaaaacaacatgaagtgtcTGTCATCACCACCTCTGAGTAGACAGCAGATACCTCCATACCTAAACAATATGAAGTGTCTGTCATCACCACCTCTGAGTAGACAGCAGATACCTCCATACCCAAACAACATGAAGTGTCTGTCATCACCACCTCTGAGTAGACAGCAGATACCTCCATTccaaaacaacatgaagtgtcTGTCATCACCACCTCTGAGTAGACAGCAGATACCTCCATACCCAAACAACATGAAGTGTCTGTCATCACCACCTCTGAGTAGACAGCAGATACCTCCATTccaaaacaacatgaagtgtcTGTCATCACCACCTCTGAGTAGACAGCAGATACCTCCAtaccaaaacaacatgaagtgtcTGTCATCACCACCTCTGAGTAGACAGCAGATACCTCCATACCCAAACAACATGAAGTGTCTGTCATCACCACCTCTGAGTAGACAGCAGATACCTCCATACCCAAACAACATGAAGTGTCTGTCATCACCACCTCTGAGTAGACAGCAGATACCTCCATACCCAAACAACATGACGTGTCTGTCATCACCACCTCTGAGTAGACAGCAGATACCTCCATACCCAAACAACATGAAGTGTCTGTCATCACCACCTCTGAGTAGACAGCAGATACCTCCATACCCAAACAACATGAAGTGTCTGTCATCACCACCTCTGAGTAGACAGCAGATACCTCCATACCTAAACAACATGAAGTGTCTGTCATCACCACCTCTGAGTAGACAGCAGATATCTCCATACCAAAACAACGTGAAGTGTCTGTCATCACCACCTCTGAGAGATTTCCCATAGAGTTCCAGTACTTGATCCCAGTGTGGTCTGACtctctgatgtgtgtgttgtaattCCCAGCTGGCCCTCACGGTGGTGCCACCCTCCTCTGAGATCTACGTGTTCACTGATGCTCCTGCTAAAGACAATGcactggagcacacacacacccacacgcacacgcacacacagacacacacacacacacacacacacacatacatacacacacacaccactggagGCTGGTCTGACATGCTATAGGAGGGCAGGTTCATTGTaacggctggaatggaataaatggaacagtacCAAACACATCAAATATATGGAAACCCCATTAcaacgagcccatcctcctatagctcctcccaccatccTCCACTGACTGTCACCAGCCTCATTGAGAGAACCAAGTCTGTGGTTGCTTGGGCTTTCACTACTGTGtatctctctatctttcctttATCTttctcactgtatctctctccttctctctctctctctctctttatctctctcgctcgctctctgcatttcaatgtatCTTTTTTCCATTCTCACATATTTTCATTACTTTCCTACACACCAATCCTTTATTCTGTCATGAAcatttctctacctctcccctcctctcctctcctccatcttcctctcctctcctctcctctcctctcctctcctctcctctcctctcctctcctctcctctcctctcctctcctctcctctcctctcctctcctctcctctcctctcctctcctctcctctcctctctaactcctctcctctactctctctaactcctctccactcctctctctcctctcctctctaccactcctttcctccctctacatctcctctccactccacctctcatatcctatctctcctctcctttctccacctctcctctcctctctccacctctccactcctctctctaactctcctctctctaactctcctctctctacctctcctctctctacctatccacctctcccctctcctctcctctcctctctctatctctgaccTCTCTACCTCTGACCTCTCTACCTCTGACCTCT
Encoded proteins:
- the LOC109876143 gene encoding T-cell ecto-ADP-ribosyltransferase 1 isoform X1, which translates into the protein MLILCLYFGLVKQNKVFPLDMAPDSVDDKYDGCRDEAFKRVDDYYLPHENNTTTNFRRAWDIAEKHASIPTDGLQKVHSVSMYLYTNNKPQPPSESIYIDFNKAVRQGRYGYGTSFQYHSLHFYLTDAMQILKQSQTTCWTTYRRTNVTFDQDVVNKEMRFGYFASSSLHKTSYDFGDTSCFEINACFGVNLTYYSAYANEGEVLIPPYEVFKVTNIQTKSAVSNLWCEVVYTLKSTGKWKSDLNCKAIDTGYCYMKLLTVFIVTIVFIYLQH
- the LOC109876143 gene encoding T-cell ecto-ADP-ribosyltransferase 1 isoform X2; this translates as MLLLQNKVFPLDMAPDSVDDKYDGCRDEAFKRVDDYYLPHENNTTTNFRRAWDIAEKHASIPTDGLQKVHSVSMYLYTNNKPQPPSESIYIDFNKAVRQGRYGYGTSFQYHSLHFYLTDAMQILKQSQTTCWTTYRRTNVTFDQDVVNKEMRFGYFASSSLHKTSYDFGDTSCFEINACFGVNLTYYSAYANEGEVLIPPYEVFKVTNIQTKSAVSNLWCEVVYTLKSTGKWKSDLNCKAIDTGYCYMKLLTVFIVTIVFIYLQH